A segment of the Butyrivibrio fibrisolvens genome:
GAGCACTTGTTGCTTCATCACAAAGAAGTATCCTTGGATTATTTGCAAGAGCTCTTGCAATAGCAACTCGCTGCTGCTGACCGCCTGAAAGCTGAGCTGGATAAGCAAAAGCTTTATCCTCAAGACCAACTTCTTTAAGAAGTTCCTTAGCCCTTTCTCTTGCCTTATGATGTGGCACCTTATTGATCCTCATAGGAAAGCACACATTATCAATTACTGTACTTTGCATAAGAAGATTAAAGTGCTGGAATATCATAGCAACATCCTGCCTCTGAGCACGAAGCTGCCTGTCTGTCATCTTCCCAAGGCTCTTTCCATCTATAAAGACATCGCCTTTTGTAGGCCTTTCAAGGAAATTAAGGCATCTTACAAGTGTTGACTTTCCCGCTCCACTCATGCCAATGATGCCGAATATATCGCCTTTTTCAATGTCGAGGCTTATATTCTTTAGAGCTTCTACGGTATTGTCTTTGGTCTTAAAGATCTTGCTGACTTTTTCGACCCTAATTAAAGGTTGTGACATGATTCATTCCATCCCTATATGTATATTTTCAAGAGACGAAATGAATCTGTCTCTTGAATTATTTTGCTGCAAAAAGAGGTGTAGAAAGATATCTGTCTCCTGAATCAGGAAGCAGAACTACTATATTCTTACCCTTTGCTTCAGGTCTTAAAGCAACCTGCTTAGCAGCCCAGAGTGCTGCACCTGAAGAAATACCAACCATGATTCCTTCATCTTTTGCAAATGCTCTGCCTGTTTCAAATGCGTTCTCGTTAGGAACTCTGATTATTTCATCAAAAATCTCTGTATTAAGAACAGAAGGAACAAAGCCGGCACCAATACCCTGGATCTTATGTGGTCCTGGCTTCTCTCCGGAAAGAACTGCGGAAGTATCCGGTTCTACTGCAATGATCTTAACATCTGGATTCTTGCTCTTTAAGAATTCACCTACACCTGTAAGTGTACCACCTGTACCTACACCAGCTACAAAATAGTCAACCTGTCCGTCTGTATCTTCCCAGATCTCAGGTCCTGTTGTAGTTCTGTGAGCTGTTGCATTAGCTGGGTTATCAAACTGTGCAAGGATTATAGAATTAGGAATCTCCTTGTGAAGTTCCTCTGCCTTGGCGATCGCACCCTTCATACCCTGAACACCGTCAGTAAGTACGAGTTCAGCACCATATGCCTGAAGGATCGTACGTCTTTCAACACTCATTGTATCAGGAAGTGTAAGGATAGCCTTGTAGCCTCTTGCAGCTGCTACAGAAGCAATACCAATACCTGTATTACCTGAAGTAGGCTCAATGATTGTTGCGCCTGGTTTAATCTTACCGCTCTTTTCAGCATCTACTATCATAGCATATGCTACACGATCTTTCACGCTTCCGGCAGGATTGAGGTATTCAAGCTTTGCAATGATCTTTGCATCCTTGACGTTCTCTGCATTCTGGAAGTTTACAAGTTCAAGAAGTGGTGTGTGTCCGATAAGTTCTGTTGCTGATTTTTTGATGTTAGCCATAATACTTTACTCCCTTCGACTCTTTTATAATCTGATTATGTTCTTTCATACTATTCATACTTGTTCAGTAGGATTATGAAATAATAATACTATCGACCCTATTCCATGTCAATAGTTTTTTTCTATAACTTATTTTTATTTTCAAATCGGCTATAGAAGCACATCCCGGCAATCTACTAAAACATTCCAAAAAGTCAAGCCTTAACCTGAAATTTCTATATGCTATACTACTTGCAGGGAGATTTTTTATATTCGATGGAGGAGCCTTAAAGGGTTATTGGGATATGAAAAAATTAACAGAGGGAACTGTAACCAAGTACATTAATTATTCAGACAGATCAGGTCAGCACAGCCTTCCTGTCAGTGTTATCCGTTCAAAAAGAAAAACCGGCTTTGTAATAGTCAATACCGATGGTAGCGCAGAACTTAGAATCCCGCTTCGCACAAGTGACTCTGCAGTCAATGATATGCTGGAAGGTCGTGCTCAGTGGATCGTAGACAAGCACAAAGAGATGGTCATCAAAGAGAAGAAGCTCAAGGACTTAAAGCCCAATCTCACTGAGACGCAGCGAGCCTTAATGGAGAAGAGGTACAAGAAAGCCGCTTCTGACTTTTTTCCACTTCGAGTTCAGCACTTTGAGAAGATCATGGGTGTTCATCACAAGAAGATAGCCATCAGAGACCAAAAGACAAGGTGGGGCTCCTGCTCTTCAAGCGGAACTTTATCCTTCAACTGGAGACTTATCATGGCACCGCCGGAAGTTCTTGATTATGTTGTAGTTCATGAACTTGCACATTTTACCCATATGGATCATTCCAAGGCTTTCTGGGCTACGGTAGAAAGTGTGCTTCCTGATTACGAGAAGCATCGCAAATGGCTCAATGAACACGGCCAGGAATTACGAGTATAATAATACCCCTGCAGCATATCACAGCTGCAGGGGTTATTTTTATCTGCATATCACTATTCAAAATGTTTTTCGGGTATTTTCACAATCACTTTCATATCAGAATTTAATTCCAAATACAGCCCTTTGCAAAAACTCAGCTACAGGTCCGATATATTCTTCTGACTTAGTAATCATTGAATATATAATCCGACTCTCATCAATCGAAGGGTCGATCTTTTTAATACACAAAGCAAACTTATCTCTAATGCCCTTTACTCCAAACAAAGGTCCGCTTAGAATGATATTTTCCGGAGCGCAAATAGCACAGGCATTAGCTATTGCCAAAGCAAAAAACGAAATAGCTTTTTCAATTTCTTTATTCTGCTCCTTAACAGCCTTTTCAAATGCTTCTTCAATTTCTTCTATTTCAAATGGGACAATACTTTTCATTTTCTGATAAGATGCTACAGTTTCAAGGCATCCTCTTTTGCCACAACTGCAG
Coding sequences within it:
- the cysK gene encoding cysteine synthase A, producing the protein MANIKKSATELIGHTPLLELVNFQNAENVKDAKIIAKLEYLNPAGSVKDRVAYAMIVDAEKSGKIKPGATIIEPTSGNTGIGIASVAAARGYKAILTLPDTMSVERRTILQAYGAELVLTDGVQGMKGAIAKAEELHKEIPNSIILAQFDNPANATAHRTTTGPEIWEDTDGQVDYFVAGVGTGGTLTGVGEFLKSKNPDVKIIAVEPDTSAVLSGEKPGPHKIQGIGAGFVPSVLNTEIFDEIIRVPNENAFETGRAFAKDEGIMVGISSGAALWAAKQVALRPEAKGKNIVVLLPDSGDRYLSTPLFAAK
- a CDS encoding ATP-binding cassette domain-containing protein; translation: MSQPLIRVEKVSKIFKTKDNTVEALKNISLDIEKGDIFGIIGMSGAGKSTLVRCLNFLERPTKGDVFIDGKSLGKMTDRQLRAQRQDVAMIFQHFNLLMQSTVIDNVCFPMRINKVPHHKARERAKELLKEVGLEDKAFAYPAQLSGGQQQRVAIARALANNPRILLCDEATSALDPKTTSEVLTLLKKINETHGITIVIITHAMSVVQEICNKVAIIDRGVVAEVGNVLDVFNNPQSDAAMRLVLSSGSGEVPEMKGDHLVRIVFTENSSYEPVVANMVLKFQSPVNIMFANTRDIGGIAQGQMVLQLPDDEALRGQMIQYLKDRRLEVQELSSMKEFEEVND
- a CDS encoding M48 family metallopeptidase; this encodes MKKLTEGTVTKYINYSDRSGQHSLPVSVIRSKRKTGFVIVNTDGSAELRIPLRTSDSAVNDMLEGRAQWIVDKHKEMVIKEKKLKDLKPNLTETQRALMEKRYKKAASDFFPLRVQHFEKIMGVHHKKIAIRDQKTRWGSCSSSGTLSFNWRLIMAPPEVLDYVVVHELAHFTHMDHSKAFWATVESVLPDYEKHRKWLNEHGQELRV